One genomic window of Solanum stenotomum isolate F172 chromosome 9, ASM1918654v1, whole genome shotgun sequence includes the following:
- the LOC125875604 gene encoding trafficking protein particle complex II-specific subunit 130 homolog isoform X5, whose translation MANFLAQFQSIKTTCDHVVIAVEDVSDLWPLVKKGFEDHLPFKRAFLNNKTRNPVLVDELPAEYILTTDSRLRSRFPQEQSLFWFREPYATVVLVSCEDLDEFKTILKPRLKLIVQNDEREWFIVFVSKAAAHNDQSTKMAKKVYAKLEVDFSSKKRERCCKLDFHGPDTNFWDDLEAKIMECIRNTLDRRIQFYEEEIRKLSEQRFMPVWNFCNFFILKESLAFMFEIAHLHEDALREYDELELCYLETVNMTGKQRDFGGMDSGDDQAALLNPGKKALNQIVQDDSFREFDFRQYLFACQSKLLFKLTRPFEVASRGHSFIISFSKALALHESKLPFCTREVWVITASLALISATAAQYKDGEVASDIEKEFYRVQGDLYSLCRTKFMRLAYLIGYGLHIERSPVNSASLSMLPWPKPGVWPSLPPDASSEVLVKEKMMFEESLQVKHFGIQRKPLPLEPSVLLREANRRRASISAGNVFEMFDGHPNAIDGSGSMSSPAKSQSISMSRTNSSPGNFESSISRPLRLSEICVAAEHALRNTISDAELWKSLSSVQEFEQKYMELSKGAANNYHRSWWKRHGVVLDGEIAAVFHKNGNYDLAAKLYEKVCALYSGEGWQNLLAEVLPNLAECQKELGDQAGYLSSCVRLLSLDKGLFSSKERQAFQSEVVRLAHSEMENTVPLDVSSLITFSGNPGPPLQLCDGDPGTLSVIVWSGFPDDITLESLSLTLTATTNTDEGVKAIKRSGETILKPGRNTIMINLPPQRPGSYVLGVLTGKIGLLSFRSHSFSKGAPADSDDFMSYEKPTRPILKVFKPRSLVDLTAAVSSALLMNEPQWVGIIVKPISYSLKGAILHIDTGPGLTIEKSHHIEIERHMNGHTDELDHSEGSKDDDSSAATPEVKQMSLHDGNIELPGWASNITSVLWIPVRATSDELPKGAPAGAVVPQRQNLVEGLRTIALKLEFGVSRNQIFERTIAVHFTDPFSVSTRVTDKSTDGKLLLQVILQSQVQATLTIYDSWLDLQEGFAHTRNGDKKPISGFFPLVISPKSRAGILFSVCLASTPIEEAEIQCPESILNIRFGILGNRAAGAHDPNAEEPNGHDGSTQSDFQELSSFTETCA comes from the exons ATGGCGAACTTCTTAGCTCAGTTTCAAAGTATTAAAACTACTTGCGATCACGTCGTCATTGCCG TTGAAGATGTCAGTGATTTATGGCCCCTTGTAAAGAAGGGGTTTGAAGACCATTTGCCATTCAAGAGAGCTTTTCTCAATAACAAAACCCGCAATCCTGTGCTTGTGGATGAATTGCCAGCTGAATACATATTGACCACAGATTCAAGACTTCGTAGTCGATTTCCTCAAGAGCAATCATTATTTTGGTTCCGAGAGCCATACGCTACCGTGGTTCTTGTCTCATGTGAG GATCTTGATGAGTTCAAAACTATTCTCAAGCCACGCCTAAAGTTAATAGTTCAAAATGATGAACGGGAGTGGTTCATCGTGTTCGTGTCTAAAGCAGCAGCTCACAATGATCAGTCCACCAAGATGGCAAAAAAAGTATATGCTAAACTTGAAGTTGATTTTAGCTCCAAGAAGAGAGAAAG ATGTTGCAAACTAGACTTTCATGGACCTGATACAAATTTCTGGGATGACTTGGAAGCCAAGATCATGGAATGCATCAGAAATACACTTGATAGGCGCATTCAGTTTTATGAAGAAGAAATACGGAAGCTCAGTGAACAGCGCTTCATGCCTGTGTGGAACTTCTGtaactttttcattttgaag GAGAGTCTGGCTTTTATGTTTGAGATTGCTCATCTCCATGAAGATGCATTACGTGAATATGATGAGCTAGAACTCTGCTACTTGGAAACAG TGAATATGACTGGGAAACAGAGGGACTTTGGAGGAATGGACAGCGGCGATGATCAGGCTGCATTGCTCAACCCAGGAAAAAAAGCACTTAACCAGATTGTTCAAGATGATTCTTTTAGGGAATTTGACTTCAGGCAGTATCTATTTGCCTGCCAATCAAAG CTTCTCTTTAAGCTGACCCGACCATTTGAAGTAGCATCAAGGGGGCATTCATTTATTATTAGCTTCTCAAAGGCATTGGCCCTTCATGAG AGTAAATTGCCCTTCTGCACGCGTGAAGTATGGGTTATAACTGCTTCCTTGGCTTTAATCTCTGCAACTGCTGCTCAATACAAAGATGGAGAAGTGGCTTCTGACATTGAAAAAGAGTTTTACCGTGTTCAGGGGGACCTTTATTCTTTATGTCGTACTAAG TTCATGCGGCTGGCATATTTAATTGGTTATGGATTACATATTGAAAGAAGTCCCGTGAACAG TGCTTCACTTAGCATGCTGCCTTGGCCTAAGCCAGGAGTTTGGCCTTCTCTTCCTCCCGATGCTTCATCAGAGGTGCTTGTGAAAGAAAAG ATGATGTTTGAAGAAAGTCTGCAGGTTAAGCATTTTGGTATTCAGAGGAAGCCTTTGCCTCTAGAACCATCTGTACTTTTGCGAGAAGCAAATCGCAGAAGAGCTTCTATTTCTGCTGGGAATGTGTTTGAAATGTTTGATGGACATCCAAATGCAATTGATGG CTCAGGTTCAATGTCTTCACCAGCAAAATCACAGTCGATATCAATGTCAAGAACTAACTCTTCTCCTGGAAACTTTGAGAGCTCAATCAGCCGACCTTTGAGGCTTTCAGAAATTTGCGTTGCTGCTGAGCATGCTTTGCGGAATACAATTTCTGATGCAGAACTGTGGAAATCGTTGTCTTCTGTCCAGGAATTTGAG CAAAAATACATGGAGCTGTCAAAAGGAGCTGCCAACAACTATCATCGTTCATGGTGGAAGAGGCATGGAGTTGTACTTGATGGTGAAATTGCAGCTGTGTTCCATAAAAACGGAAATTATGATCTTGCTGCAAAATTGTATGAAAAGGTTTGTGCTCTTTATTCTGGTGAAGGATGGCAGAATCTTTTAGCTGAGGTCCTTCCCAATTTAGCTGAATGCCAAAAGGAACTTGGTGATCAAGCTGGCTATCTATCTTCATGTGTAAGATTGCTCTCATTGGATAAAGGATTGTTCTCAAGCAAGGAACGTCAAGCATTTCAGTCTGAAGTTGTTCGTCTTGCTCATAGTGAGATGGAGAACACCGTGCCTCTAGATGTGTCCTCACTGATAACATTTTCTGGCAATCCTGGACCACCACTGCAGCTTTGTGATGGCGATCCTGGTACACTCTCCGTCATTGTATGGAGTGGATTTCCTGATGACATTACTCTAGAATCACTTAGTCTAACTCTCACAGCCACAACTAATACCGATGAGGGTGTTAAG GCAATAAAAAGATCCGGTGAGACGATATTAAAGCCTGGAAGGAATACAATCATGATCAATTTACCTCCGCAGAGACCCGGTTCTTATGTTTTGGGGGTTCTTACAGGGAAAATTGGTTTACTAAGTTTTAGATCTCACAGCTTTTCAAAGGGTGCTCCTGCAGATAGTGATGATTTTATGAGTTATGAGAAGCCAACAAGGCCAATCTTAAAG GTGTTCAAGCCAAGGTCTCTGGTTGATCTTACTGCTGCTGTTTCATCTGCTTTATTGATGAATGAACCTCAGTGGGTTGGAATAATTGTGAAGCCAATTAGTTACTCTCTTAAAGGTGCAATTCTGCACATAGACACTGGTCCTGGGTTGACTATTGAAAAATCGCATCATATTGAAATTGAGAGGCACATGAATGGGCACACAGATGAATTAGACCATTCTGAAGGTTCTAAAGATGATGACAGTTCTGCAGCTACTCCCGAAGTTAAACAAATGTCTCTTCATGATGGAAATATTGAGCTGCCTGGTTGGGCAAGCAACATAACTTCTGTTTTGTGGATTCCTGTGCGTGCTACCAGTGATGAACTTCCTAAAGGCGCTCCTGCAG GTGCAGTTGTTCCCCAGAGACAGAACCTAGTGGAGGGACTGAGAACAATAGCTTTAAAACTTGAATTTGGAGTTTCGCGGAACCAAATATTTGAAAG GACAATTGCTGTGCACTTCACTGACCCCTTCTCTGTAAGTACACGAGTTACGGACAAAAGCACTGATGGAAAATTGCTTTTGCAG GTGATCCTGCAATCACAAGTCCAAGCTACATTGACCATCTATGACTCTTGGCTTGATCTTCAAGAAG GCTTTGCTCACACTAGAAATGGTGATAAAAAGCCAATCTCTGGCTTCTTCCCCTTAGTGATCTCTCCGAAATCTAGAGCTGGGATTCTCTTCAGTGTATGCCTGGCAAGTACACCAATAGAAG AAGCTGAGATTCAGTGTCCTGAGAGCATCTTAAATATTAGATTTGGTATTTTGGGAAATAGAGCTGCTGGTGCCCATGACCCCAATGCTGAAGAACCTAATGGACATGATGGATCGACTCAGAGTGATTTTCAAGAGCTCTCTTCTTTTACAGAGACCTGTGCTTGA
- the LOC125875604 gene encoding trafficking protein particle complex II-specific subunit 130 homolog isoform X4: MANFLAQFQSIKTTCDHVVIAVEDVSDLWPLVKKGFEDHLPFKRAFLNNKTRNPVLVDELPAEYILTTDSRLRSRFPQEQSLFWFREPYATVVLVSCEDLDEFKTILKPRLKLIVQNDEREWFIVFVSKAAAHNDQSTKMAKKVYAKLEVDFSSKKRERCCKLDFHGPDTNFWDDLEAKIMECIRNTLDRRIQFYEEEIRKLSEQRFMPVWNFCNFFILKESLAFMFEIAHLHEDALREYDELELCYLETVNMTGKQRDFGGMDSGDDQAALLNPGKKALNQIVQDDSFREFDFRQYLFACQSKLLFKLTRPFEVASRGHSFIISFSKALALHESKLPFCTREVWVITASLALISATAAQYKDGEVASDIEKEFYRVQGDLYSLCRTKFMRLAYLIGYGLHIERSPVNSASLSMLPWPKPGVWPSLPPDASSEVLVKEKMMFEESLQVKHFGIQRKPLPLEPSVLLREANRRRASISAGNVFEMFDGHPNAIDGSGSMSSPAKSQSISMSRTNSSPGNFESSISRPLRLSEICVAAEHALRNTISDAELWKSLSSVQEFEQKYMELSKGAANNYHRSWWKRHGVVLDGEIAAVFHKNGNYDLAAKLYEKVCALYSGEGWQNLLAEVLPNLAECQKELGDQAGYLSSCVRLLSLDKGLFSSKERQAFQSEVVRLAHSEMENTVPLDVSSLITFSGNPGPPLQLCDGDPGTLSVIVWSGFPDDITLESLSLTLTATTNTDEGVKAIKRSGETILKPGRNTIMINLPPQRPGSYVLGVLTGKIGLLSFRSHSFSKGAPADSDDFMSYEKPTRPILKVFKPRSLVDLTAAVSSALLMNEPQWVGIIVKPISYSLKGAILHIDTGPGLTIEKSHHIEIERHMNGHTDELDHSEGSKDDDSSAATPEVKQMSLHDGNIELPGWASNITSVLWIPVRATSDELPKGAPAGAVVPQRQNLVEGLRTIALKLEFGVSRNQIFERTIAVHFTDPFSVSTRVTDKSTDGKLLLQVILQSQVQATLTIYDSWLDLQEGFAHTRNGDKKPISGFFPLVISPKSRAGILFSVCLASTPIEEEAEIQCPESILNIRFGILGNRAAGAHDPNAEEPNGHDGSTQSDFQELSSFTETCA, translated from the exons ATGGCGAACTTCTTAGCTCAGTTTCAAAGTATTAAAACTACTTGCGATCACGTCGTCATTGCCG TTGAAGATGTCAGTGATTTATGGCCCCTTGTAAAGAAGGGGTTTGAAGACCATTTGCCATTCAAGAGAGCTTTTCTCAATAACAAAACCCGCAATCCTGTGCTTGTGGATGAATTGCCAGCTGAATACATATTGACCACAGATTCAAGACTTCGTAGTCGATTTCCTCAAGAGCAATCATTATTTTGGTTCCGAGAGCCATACGCTACCGTGGTTCTTGTCTCATGTGAG GATCTTGATGAGTTCAAAACTATTCTCAAGCCACGCCTAAAGTTAATAGTTCAAAATGATGAACGGGAGTGGTTCATCGTGTTCGTGTCTAAAGCAGCAGCTCACAATGATCAGTCCACCAAGATGGCAAAAAAAGTATATGCTAAACTTGAAGTTGATTTTAGCTCCAAGAAGAGAGAAAG ATGTTGCAAACTAGACTTTCATGGACCTGATACAAATTTCTGGGATGACTTGGAAGCCAAGATCATGGAATGCATCAGAAATACACTTGATAGGCGCATTCAGTTTTATGAAGAAGAAATACGGAAGCTCAGTGAACAGCGCTTCATGCCTGTGTGGAACTTCTGtaactttttcattttgaag GAGAGTCTGGCTTTTATGTTTGAGATTGCTCATCTCCATGAAGATGCATTACGTGAATATGATGAGCTAGAACTCTGCTACTTGGAAACAG TGAATATGACTGGGAAACAGAGGGACTTTGGAGGAATGGACAGCGGCGATGATCAGGCTGCATTGCTCAACCCAGGAAAAAAAGCACTTAACCAGATTGTTCAAGATGATTCTTTTAGGGAATTTGACTTCAGGCAGTATCTATTTGCCTGCCAATCAAAG CTTCTCTTTAAGCTGACCCGACCATTTGAAGTAGCATCAAGGGGGCATTCATTTATTATTAGCTTCTCAAAGGCATTGGCCCTTCATGAG AGTAAATTGCCCTTCTGCACGCGTGAAGTATGGGTTATAACTGCTTCCTTGGCTTTAATCTCTGCAACTGCTGCTCAATACAAAGATGGAGAAGTGGCTTCTGACATTGAAAAAGAGTTTTACCGTGTTCAGGGGGACCTTTATTCTTTATGTCGTACTAAG TTCATGCGGCTGGCATATTTAATTGGTTATGGATTACATATTGAAAGAAGTCCCGTGAACAG TGCTTCACTTAGCATGCTGCCTTGGCCTAAGCCAGGAGTTTGGCCTTCTCTTCCTCCCGATGCTTCATCAGAGGTGCTTGTGAAAGAAAAG ATGATGTTTGAAGAAAGTCTGCAGGTTAAGCATTTTGGTATTCAGAGGAAGCCTTTGCCTCTAGAACCATCTGTACTTTTGCGAGAAGCAAATCGCAGAAGAGCTTCTATTTCTGCTGGGAATGTGTTTGAAATGTTTGATGGACATCCAAATGCAATTGATGG CTCAGGTTCAATGTCTTCACCAGCAAAATCACAGTCGATATCAATGTCAAGAACTAACTCTTCTCCTGGAAACTTTGAGAGCTCAATCAGCCGACCTTTGAGGCTTTCAGAAATTTGCGTTGCTGCTGAGCATGCTTTGCGGAATACAATTTCTGATGCAGAACTGTGGAAATCGTTGTCTTCTGTCCAGGAATTTGAG CAAAAATACATGGAGCTGTCAAAAGGAGCTGCCAACAACTATCATCGTTCATGGTGGAAGAGGCATGGAGTTGTACTTGATGGTGAAATTGCAGCTGTGTTCCATAAAAACGGAAATTATGATCTTGCTGCAAAATTGTATGAAAAGGTTTGTGCTCTTTATTCTGGTGAAGGATGGCAGAATCTTTTAGCTGAGGTCCTTCCCAATTTAGCTGAATGCCAAAAGGAACTTGGTGATCAAGCTGGCTATCTATCTTCATGTGTAAGATTGCTCTCATTGGATAAAGGATTGTTCTCAAGCAAGGAACGTCAAGCATTTCAGTCTGAAGTTGTTCGTCTTGCTCATAGTGAGATGGAGAACACCGTGCCTCTAGATGTGTCCTCACTGATAACATTTTCTGGCAATCCTGGACCACCACTGCAGCTTTGTGATGGCGATCCTGGTACACTCTCCGTCATTGTATGGAGTGGATTTCCTGATGACATTACTCTAGAATCACTTAGTCTAACTCTCACAGCCACAACTAATACCGATGAGGGTGTTAAG GCAATAAAAAGATCCGGTGAGACGATATTAAAGCCTGGAAGGAATACAATCATGATCAATTTACCTCCGCAGAGACCCGGTTCTTATGTTTTGGGGGTTCTTACAGGGAAAATTGGTTTACTAAGTTTTAGATCTCACAGCTTTTCAAAGGGTGCTCCTGCAGATAGTGATGATTTTATGAGTTATGAGAAGCCAACAAGGCCAATCTTAAAG GTGTTCAAGCCAAGGTCTCTGGTTGATCTTACTGCTGCTGTTTCATCTGCTTTATTGATGAATGAACCTCAGTGGGTTGGAATAATTGTGAAGCCAATTAGTTACTCTCTTAAAGGTGCAATTCTGCACATAGACACTGGTCCTGGGTTGACTATTGAAAAATCGCATCATATTGAAATTGAGAGGCACATGAATGGGCACACAGATGAATTAGACCATTCTGAAGGTTCTAAAGATGATGACAGTTCTGCAGCTACTCCCGAAGTTAAACAAATGTCTCTTCATGATGGAAATATTGAGCTGCCTGGTTGGGCAAGCAACATAACTTCTGTTTTGTGGATTCCTGTGCGTGCTACCAGTGATGAACTTCCTAAAGGCGCTCCTGCAG GTGCAGTTGTTCCCCAGAGACAGAACCTAGTGGAGGGACTGAGAACAATAGCTTTAAAACTTGAATTTGGAGTTTCGCGGAACCAAATATTTGAAAG GACAATTGCTGTGCACTTCACTGACCCCTTCTCTGTAAGTACACGAGTTACGGACAAAAGCACTGATGGAAAATTGCTTTTGCAG GTGATCCTGCAATCACAAGTCCAAGCTACATTGACCATCTATGACTCTTGGCTTGATCTTCAAGAAG GCTTTGCTCACACTAGAAATGGTGATAAAAAGCCAATCTCTGGCTTCTTCCCCTTAGTGATCTCTCCGAAATCTAGAGCTGGGATTCTCTTCAGTGTATGCCTGGCAAGTACACCAATAGAAG AAGAAGCTGAGATTCAGTGTCCTGAGAGCATCTTAAATATTAGATTTGGTATTTTGGGAAATAGAGCTGCTGGTGCCCATGACCCCAATGCTGAAGAACCTAATGGACATGATGGATCGACTCAGAGTGATTTTCAAGAGCTCTCTTCTTTTACAGAGACCTGTGCTTGA
- the LOC125875604 gene encoding trafficking protein particle complex II-specific subunit 130 homolog isoform X2, protein MANFLAQFQSIKTTCDHVVIAVEDVSDLWPLVKKGFEDHLPFKRAFLNNKTRNPVLVDELPAEYILTTDSRLRSRFPQEQSLFWFREPYATVVLVSCEDLDEFKTILKPRLKLIVQNDEREWFIVFVSKAAAHNDQSTKMAKKVYAKLEVDFSSKKRERCCKLDFHGPDTNFWDDLEAKIMECIRNTLDRRIQFYEEEIRKLSEQRFMPVWNFCNFFILKESLAFMFEIAHLHEDALREYDELELCYLETVNMTGKQRDFGGMDSGDDQAALLNPGKKALNQIVQDDSFREFDFRQYLFACQSKLLFKLTRPFEVASRGHSFIISFSKALALHESKLPFCTREVWVITASLALISATAAQYKDGEVASDIEKEFYRVQGDLYSLCRTKFMRLAYLIGYGLHIERSPVNSASLSMLPWPKPGVWPSLPPDASSEVLVKEKMMFEESLQVKHFGIQRKPLPLEPSVLLREANRRRASISAGNVFEMFDGHPNAIDGSGSMSSPAKSQSISMSRTNSSPGNFESSISRPLRLSEICVAAEHALRNTISDAELWKSLSSVQEFEQKYMELSKGAANNYHRSWWKRHGVVLDGEIAAVFHKNGNYDLAAKLYEKVCALYSGEGWQNLLAEVLPNLAECQKELGDQAGYLSSCVRLLSLDKGLFSSKERQAFQSEVVRLAHSEMENTVPLDVSSLITFSGNPGPPLQLCDGDPGTLSVIVWSGFPDDITLESLSLTLTATTNTDEGVKAIKRSGETILKPGRNTIMINLPPQRPGSYVLGVLTGKIGLLSFRSHSFSKGAPADSDDFMSYEKPTRPILKVFKPRSLVDLTAAVSSALLMNEPQWVGIIVKPISYSLKGAILHIDTGPGLTIEKSHHIEIERHMNGHTDELDHSEGSKDDDSSAATPEVKQMSLHDGNIELPGWASNITSVLWIPVRATSDELPKGAPAGAVVPQRQNLVEGLRTIALKLEFGVSRNQIFERTIAVHFTDPFSVSTRVTDKSTDGKLLLQVILQSQVQATLTIYDSWLDLQEGFAHTRNGDKKPISGFFPLVISPKSRAGILFSVCLARAPIGEEAEIQCPESILNIRFGIWGNRAAGAHDPNAEEPSGHDGSTQSLIFKSSLLLQRPVLDPCFAVGFLPLSSTDLQVGQLVSMRWRVERLKSLEENAASENNDDVLYEVHANSDHWMIAGRKRGHVLLSTEQGSRITISVLCLPLVAGYVRPPQLGLPNVDKANICCNPPSPHLVCVFPPSLSSSFCIPP, encoded by the exons ATGGCGAACTTCTTAGCTCAGTTTCAAAGTATTAAAACTACTTGCGATCACGTCGTCATTGCCG TTGAAGATGTCAGTGATTTATGGCCCCTTGTAAAGAAGGGGTTTGAAGACCATTTGCCATTCAAGAGAGCTTTTCTCAATAACAAAACCCGCAATCCTGTGCTTGTGGATGAATTGCCAGCTGAATACATATTGACCACAGATTCAAGACTTCGTAGTCGATTTCCTCAAGAGCAATCATTATTTTGGTTCCGAGAGCCATACGCTACCGTGGTTCTTGTCTCATGTGAG GATCTTGATGAGTTCAAAACTATTCTCAAGCCACGCCTAAAGTTAATAGTTCAAAATGATGAACGGGAGTGGTTCATCGTGTTCGTGTCTAAAGCAGCAGCTCACAATGATCAGTCCACCAAGATGGCAAAAAAAGTATATGCTAAACTTGAAGTTGATTTTAGCTCCAAGAAGAGAGAAAG ATGTTGCAAACTAGACTTTCATGGACCTGATACAAATTTCTGGGATGACTTGGAAGCCAAGATCATGGAATGCATCAGAAATACACTTGATAGGCGCATTCAGTTTTATGAAGAAGAAATACGGAAGCTCAGTGAACAGCGCTTCATGCCTGTGTGGAACTTCTGtaactttttcattttgaag GAGAGTCTGGCTTTTATGTTTGAGATTGCTCATCTCCATGAAGATGCATTACGTGAATATGATGAGCTAGAACTCTGCTACTTGGAAACAG TGAATATGACTGGGAAACAGAGGGACTTTGGAGGAATGGACAGCGGCGATGATCAGGCTGCATTGCTCAACCCAGGAAAAAAAGCACTTAACCAGATTGTTCAAGATGATTCTTTTAGGGAATTTGACTTCAGGCAGTATCTATTTGCCTGCCAATCAAAG CTTCTCTTTAAGCTGACCCGACCATTTGAAGTAGCATCAAGGGGGCATTCATTTATTATTAGCTTCTCAAAGGCATTGGCCCTTCATGAG AGTAAATTGCCCTTCTGCACGCGTGAAGTATGGGTTATAACTGCTTCCTTGGCTTTAATCTCTGCAACTGCTGCTCAATACAAAGATGGAGAAGTGGCTTCTGACATTGAAAAAGAGTTTTACCGTGTTCAGGGGGACCTTTATTCTTTATGTCGTACTAAG TTCATGCGGCTGGCATATTTAATTGGTTATGGATTACATATTGAAAGAAGTCCCGTGAACAG TGCTTCACTTAGCATGCTGCCTTGGCCTAAGCCAGGAGTTTGGCCTTCTCTTCCTCCCGATGCTTCATCAGAGGTGCTTGTGAAAGAAAAG ATGATGTTTGAAGAAAGTCTGCAGGTTAAGCATTTTGGTATTCAGAGGAAGCCTTTGCCTCTAGAACCATCTGTACTTTTGCGAGAAGCAAATCGCAGAAGAGCTTCTATTTCTGCTGGGAATGTGTTTGAAATGTTTGATGGACATCCAAATGCAATTGATGG CTCAGGTTCAATGTCTTCACCAGCAAAATCACAGTCGATATCAATGTCAAGAACTAACTCTTCTCCTGGAAACTTTGAGAGCTCAATCAGCCGACCTTTGAGGCTTTCAGAAATTTGCGTTGCTGCTGAGCATGCTTTGCGGAATACAATTTCTGATGCAGAACTGTGGAAATCGTTGTCTTCTGTCCAGGAATTTGAG CAAAAATACATGGAGCTGTCAAAAGGAGCTGCCAACAACTATCATCGTTCATGGTGGAAGAGGCATGGAGTTGTACTTGATGGTGAAATTGCAGCTGTGTTCCATAAAAACGGAAATTATGATCTTGCTGCAAAATTGTATGAAAAGGTTTGTGCTCTTTATTCTGGTGAAGGATGGCAGAATCTTTTAGCTGAGGTCCTTCCCAATTTAGCTGAATGCCAAAAGGAACTTGGTGATCAAGCTGGCTATCTATCTTCATGTGTAAGATTGCTCTCATTGGATAAAGGATTGTTCTCAAGCAAGGAACGTCAAGCATTTCAGTCTGAAGTTGTTCGTCTTGCTCATAGTGAGATGGAGAACACCGTGCCTCTAGATGTGTCCTCACTGATAACATTTTCTGGCAATCCTGGACCACCACTGCAGCTTTGTGATGGCGATCCTGGTACACTCTCCGTCATTGTATGGAGTGGATTTCCTGATGACATTACTCTAGAATCACTTAGTCTAACTCTCACAGCCACAACTAATACCGATGAGGGTGTTAAG GCAATAAAAAGATCCGGTGAGACGATATTAAAGCCTGGAAGGAATACAATCATGATCAATTTACCTCCGCAGAGACCCGGTTCTTATGTTTTGGGGGTTCTTACAGGGAAAATTGGTTTACTAAGTTTTAGATCTCACAGCTTTTCAAAGGGTGCTCCTGCAGATAGTGATGATTTTATGAGTTATGAGAAGCCAACAAGGCCAATCTTAAAG GTGTTCAAGCCAAGGTCTCTGGTTGATCTTACTGCTGCTGTTTCATCTGCTTTATTGATGAATGAACCTCAGTGGGTTGGAATAATTGTGAAGCCAATTAGTTACTCTCTTAAAGGTGCAATTCTGCACATAGACACTGGTCCTGGGTTGACTATTGAAAAATCGCATCATATTGAAATTGAGAGGCACATGAATGGGCACACAGATGAATTAGACCATTCTGAAGGTTCTAAAGATGATGACAGTTCTGCAGCTACTCCCGAAGTTAAACAAATGTCTCTTCATGATGGAAATATTGAGCTGCCTGGTTGGGCAAGCAACATAACTTCTGTTTTGTGGATTCCTGTGCGTGCTACCAGTGATGAACTTCCTAAAGGCGCTCCTGCAG GTGCAGTTGTTCCCCAGAGACAGAACCTAGTGGAGGGACTGAGAACAATAGCTTTAAAACTTGAATTTGGAGTTTCGCGGAACCAAATATTTGAAAG GACAATTGCTGTGCACTTCACTGACCCCTTCTCTGTAAGTACACGAGTTACGGACAAAAGCACTGATGGAAAATTGCTTTTGCAG GTGATCCTGCAATCACAAGTCCAAGCTACATTGACCATCTATGACTCTTGGCTTGATCTTCAAGAAGGTTTTGCCCACACTAGAAATGGTGATAAAAAGCCAATCTCTGGCTTCTTCCCCTTAGTGATCTCTCCGAAATCTAGAGCTGGAATTCTCTTCAGTGTATGCCTGGCAAGGGCACCAATAGGAG AAGAAGCTGAGATCCAGTGTCCTGAGAGCATTTTAAATATTAGATTTGGTATTTGGGGAAATAGAGCTGCTGGTGCCCATGACCCCAATGCTGAGGAACCTAGTGGACATGATGGATCGACTCAGAGTCTGATTTTCAAGAGCTCTCTTCTTTTACAGAGACCTGTGCTTGACCCTTGCTTTGCCGTCGGTTTTCTACCTCTTTCTTCAACTGATCTTCAAGTAGGACAGCTTGTTAGCATGAGATGGAGAGTTGAAAGGTTAAAGAGTTTGGAGGAAAATGCAGCTTCTGAAAACAAT GATGATGTTCTATACGAGGTCCATGCAAATTCAGATCACTGGATGATTGCTGGGAGGAAAAGGGGACATGTCTTACTCTCTACGGAACAAG GATCGAGAATAACTATTTCAGTATTATGCTTGCCACTGGTTGCTGGATATGTTCGTCCTCCTCAATTGGGGTTGCCAAATGTTGATAAGGCCAATATTTGTTGCAATCCTCCTAGTCCACATTTGGTGTGCGTCTTCCCTCCATCTTTAAGTTCTTCTTTCTGCATACCACCCTGA